TGGATGGCATTTCTCAAAACCTGAATGCAACTTTCCTGATGCAAAAGATGGGGATCATGCCCTGAATGGTAGAATATGATTACTGCAAGAACAGAACTTCGCCTTTTATCACTCGAAGATTTTGACGAATACCACCGGCTGAGTGCTGACCCTGAGGTGATGCGATATATAGCACCGGTATATACACACGAAGAGTCAGATAAAAAATTGGGTGAGCTTATCGAATGGCAGGAGGAACATCCCGGAATGGGTTACTGGACGGTGCGGAGTCGCGAAGACGGGCGGTTTGTGGGTATATTTTGCCTCAGATATTTAGGTACAACAGAAGAAATAGAAATCGGATATCGTCTGGCACGGGAATTCTGGGGAAAAGGGCTGGCTTCAGAGGTAGCCGCTTATCTGATCGATTATGCCCGGAAAACATTAAATGCCACACGGCTGGTTGCCGTTACAGACCCTGAAAACCTCGCCTCTCAGCGGGTACTTATAAAAGCAGGTTTTCAATATCTGGAGGACCGGTTTCATTACGGTGCAAACCTCAACTACTTTTTCCTCGATTTTACAACGCCTCCATCATAAACCGCGAAAAAACGGTGTCTTCCAGGAGGTTTATTCCCTTTTGTGTTGCCGTATCAGTCATGGTCGAATCTGCAATCATAGCCGTTTTTATGCCTCCTGTATGTAATGTGTGGGAGGGTCTGCCGGTGAAATACATGGTAGCGATCAGCAATGCTACGGCTGCCGCCACCTGATAGGCGGGGACCCTGAGGCTCAGCAATTTGCCGATGCGCCCGGTAACCGTTTCTTCCTGTTTCCTTCGCAAAGTTTCCCGCACGATTCCCTGTATTTCAGGTCGGGGACGAAGGGTTTTTGCTTCCTTTTGGAAATAGTGCTCCGCAGCAAGCGCCGTTTTTCTAATGGCTTCATATTCCGGCGCAGACATTTCTGCCAGGATCAATTCCCGCTCCTTATCCGTAAGTGCGGAAAAAGGTTTCTCTCTCATCATTTTTTCAATATCCATAGCGCTTCATTCTTTAATTTCATTGGTGTCTATTTGCCCGGATCAAAGGTTTTAAGACCATTTGCCAGCTTTCGGAGGGAGTAAAATATCCGCGACTTGATCGTTCCCTCCGAACATCCCATCACTTCGCTGATTTCTTTAATTGACAGTTCTTCCTGATAGCGGAGTACAAAGACCTCGCGGTGATTTTCGCTGAGATTCTCCAGTTCCTCTTCCAGTTGAACGACAAATTTTTGCTGGTCCAGGGAATGTTCGTCTGGTGGTTCGGTAATATTGATCCCGCTCAGATCGTCCATGGTGGACATGATTTTGCGCACTTCCCGGCTTCTGTACTCATTTTTGACCATATTGGAAGCCACACTGTAAATCCAGGTTGAAAAGCGTTTGTCGGGGTGGAACAAATGCGGCTTTTCGACAATTTTGACAAAAAGATCCTGCAAAAAATCCTGCGCCTTTTCCTTGTCATGATACAACATCCTCCAGAAATAATGGAGCATACGATCAGCATACCGGCGGTACAATTCATCGAATCCCCGCTCGTCATGCTCAGCGATCAGTGTCATCAGTTCCTCATCGCTGCAATGCTCATATATCGGCTGGAAAAAACGCATATTTTACTCTCCCAGGGCTTTTTTTACTTCCGCAATTCTTCCTGTATCCATCCCGATTTTTTCAATCAGCCTTTTCAGTTCTGCTGTTTTGGCTGTCTGCTTTTTCTCTGTATAATATTGGTGCAACATCAGTAAAGGCGTGAGGTACGTGGAACGCATGGGGGTAATGCTCGAATATGGCGAAAAATAGCTAAAGTTGACTTTCAGGTGGTCGAGAAAAAATTGTTCTTCCACATTTTTTGCAAGTACGGCGAGGTTATCAAATCTTTTGACGCTGTATTTGGAGGCCAGCCCCACCACGTATAGATTTTCTCTGTGATTTTTTATCGATTCGGGAGAAACGGTAAGCGCAAAATACAGGGGACGTCCGGCGTTAGCGAGAAGATGACCGACAAGTTTGTCCTGAAAGGGTGCATATCCGTCGCTGGCAGGGATAAAGGTAAAGGGTTTGATATTCAGCCGGGACAATAATCCGGTCAGGTAGGGTTTATCCATAGCCAGAGAACGATTCAGCACGATTACATCCGGGCGTACTTTCATTACATCCTGAAGCATCCATGCAGGGTATGTATCGTTGTCGCCGTTGGTAAAAAGGATGGCGTTTGGTTCGAGACTTACCAGCACATTGTAGTTGAATGCGAGCAGTTCTTCCGGCATGGCGCCTGTTTCGTACCATTTTTGGTTAAACTCCTTTCTTTTCCCCGGGTTGTTGCTGAATTCATAGTAAGTGACCATTTCCTCCATGATCTGGGGCATATCAGGGCGCAGGCGATAAGCTTTTTCGAGGTAGGGAAACCGGGAAATATCGTTGCCCCCATTGCGGTACATCAGAAAGTTCCATGTGGGAGATTCCGGGAGGTGTTTTTTCATTTGGGAAAGGAGCGCCTCTGTGTTTTCGGGGCGGTTGCCTTCATTGACGATGCCTGCTGCGCGATTGGCTTCGTAGTAGTTGAGCCATGCGTTTTCGTCTTCAGGGTTGGCGGTGACCGCTTTTTTCCATAAGGAAACCTGCGTTTTGTAATAGTTATAATCTCTGAGTTCGCGGGTAATGCGGGCGATCTGCTCCGGCTGTTGGGGGAAGGCAGACAAGGCTGAAATAATCAGGATAAATATTAAAAATAAATTTCTGATCATGGTCTTGGTGTTGTTTGAGAATAAGTACACGTGTGGCGATGTTTGGTTCAATTTTTTCTTATTGTATTAGAAACTGAATCCCGTTTATTTGAGGAAAATTTCCTGGCTATGCATTTGGTGTCATTTCCTTTGGGAGAATCACACCTGAAGGCTTCGGAAAAATTGGGAAAACGCTTATACAAAATAAAATAATTGTAAATCGTCGCCTGAGTATGAAAAAAGCAGTTGTTCTCGCAAGTCGTATCCTGCTGTTTTTGCTGGCATTTGGAATTGCGGCATACGCACTTTCTTTTTTCAGTTTTAAAGTGGAAGACAACTTCCTGAGTACCAAACCATCGATTTTACTGGGAAGTTTTTTGTATCGGCTAGCATTTTATGCGCATGTGGGTGGCGGTGCGGTTGCGCTGGTTACCGGCCCCTTTCAGTTTTTGCCAGGATGGCGAAATCGCCGGCTTTCCCTGCATCGAACCATGGGTAAAATATATCTGGTTGCTATTCTGATGAGCAGTATCTCCGGGTTTTCGCTGGCATTTTTCGCAAATGAAGGCGTCGTTACCGGGATAGGATTTGCTTTGCTGGCAGTTAGTTGGTTTACCACCAGCCTGATGGCATATATCCGTATCCGTCAAAAAAACATTACCCTGCACAAGGAATGGATGCTTCGGAGTTTCTCCCTGACATTTGCTGCGGTTACACTTCGTCTGTGGCTTCCATTGCTGCTGGCGGGGTTCCGATGGCCCTTTGCTGATGCCTATATTTTTGTGGCCTATATGTGTTGGATCCCCAACCTTGTAGTCATGGAGCTGATTATCCGCTGGCCGAAATGGCGGCGTAGGGTTAATTCCCCGCCACAATCAGTTTTTTCCAGCCGAGACCTTCCGGCGAACTGATTTCCACGATATAGATGCCCTCCGGCCATTTTCCTACCTGAAATACATATTCCCCTGTCGAAAAATCAGGCGAAAAGTCCTCTGTGATAATTTTCCCTGAAAGATCGTAAAGCCGAACCACATTAATCTTCTGAAGGGTTGTTGAAAGCCTGATCACCACAGTTTCGCTGGCAGGATTTGGGTAGATTTCGAGGGGTAACGAGTTTTCACGGGAGAAATCCAGTCCTGTGGAAAGAGAATCGGTCAGGGGAAATGTTATCGATGAAGGCTGAGAACTGTTGATATACAAGGTATTGGTCGCTACCAGGGGATTTACCAGCGTGTCTCCGTTCAGGTTGGGATACATTGGGCCATTGGTATTCATATTGCGATTGAAGCGAGGATAGTTTGCCGAACTCACATCCAGGCGAATCTGATGCCCGGGCAAAAAAGTATAGGCAATATCAGGCAAAGTAAGTCGGATATGATAAATCTGTCCGGGTGTCATAGCCATTGTATCGGCGGCAGTATATCCGTTGCGAAACCGCATCCGTTGAATATCGTCTGAAAGCAGCATAGATCTGCCGTCGGGATAAACATCGGTAAGGCGTATGGCGAAGTCCGTATCCAGCCTGTTGGACGAAACATATAATTCTGCATACGGTTTGCCTTTTACGATCACAGGATTTGTGAGAATTTGAGAGGAGAATAGCAAAATATCATTGCGGGATTCGACAATATTGCTTTGGTCATAAGGACCTTGAAGCTGATCTGCCCGAAGTGTAGGCCCTCCATGAGTGGGAGATGGGTCGTTGGGGTCGTAGGTATATGTCAGATGGCCGGAAGAAACAGTGGGGCTGAAAGGTTGAATCTCTCCGGTTTCATGGAGAAATAAAGTTTGATTGAATGTACCCGTTGGAGGCCAGGAGGAGGAACCTTCCCATGTATTCTGTCCCATTTGGAAATACTGTACTTTGGGGGTGTTTTCCCATCCATTGGGCAGATCCCGGAGGTAAAAGTCAAAAAATTTCAGGGCCAGCGAATCACTCCATCCTGCGGCTTCGGGATAAAAAAGTTCACCTTGCTGACCAGAGCCTACATAAGCTGTACCAAAACCTCCGTGAGCCCAGGGACCCATCAGGAGCCGATGTTGGTCTTTTACCGAAATATCAGAGGAAGTCTGAAGGGCATTGTATAGTTCGGTCATGAGTTCGACATTATGGTCATACCAGCCACCGATCATAAAGGTGGGAACTTTAATTTCGGAAGGGTAGAGGCTAGTAGATTCTGCAATCTGCCAGAGAAGATTTTTGACAGGGTTGGCGTAGTAGATGGGGGAAAGGCCAAATCCGAGACCGTCGAGTTGTTCTATATGTTCTGTAATAGCAGCACCGCCGGGGAATGTTTGGAGATAATTATTTTGAGACCCTGCGACCAGGGGAGCGATACAATCGAGTGCGGGCGGATTTTCCCTTGCGGTTTGGTATTGAATACCACCAAGCGCAGAAGGGCCCCAGGTTCCGATTTTGCCATTTGACCAGGATTGAGTGTTGATCCATTCCACCACATCATAGCCATCTTCCCCCCTTTTGGGAGTAGCAATACAAGCATTGGCAGATCCGTAAAAACAACGCCAGTCCACGATGACAAAGGCGTAAGGACTGGAACTGAGTTGTTTGCCTGTGCCGAGGGGGAGATTTAACCGGTAAAGGATCCGGGAGTATGGCGTCTGGATCAGAATGGTAGGAAAAGTACCGGTAGTATTGGGCAGGTAAACATCAGCTTTCAGGGTTTTACCATCGCGCATAGGAATATCTACAACAGTAGGATTCAGAATTTGGGCAGAAACAATACCCGGATAAAAGAGGCCGGAAGCAAGAAGGATAAGGAGAAATGATTTCATACTGAGGATGTTTTAATGAAGACTTCTTTTGCATGTAAAACGTTTAATCGAAGAGAGAAAAAAAATATTTTTTGGGGGGGGGAATGGCATAATGCTTTGGGAGGCGGTTTGGAACGGTTTGAAACGGTTTGCAACGGATTTCAACGGTTTGTAACGGATTTTATCGGTTTGGAACGGTTTCTAAAAGATTTCAACGGTTTGTAACGAATTACAACGGTTTTCAGCGGATTTTATCGGTTTCAAACGGTTTGCAACGGTTTAATTCGGTTTCCAACGGTTTTTAGCGGATCTTATCGGTTTCCAACGGTTTCCAACGGTTTCCAACGGTTTTTAACGGTTTTTAACGGATTTTATCGGTTTCCAACGGTTTCTAAAAGATTTCAACGAATTGCAACGGTTTCTAACGAATTACAACGGTTTTCAGCGGATTTTATCGGTTTCCAACGGTTTCTAAAAGATTTCAACGGATTGTAACGGTTTCTAACGAATTACAACGGTTTTCAGCGGATTTTATCGGTTTCCAACGGTTTCAAACGGATTAAATCGGTTTCTCAAGGTTTTCAACGGATTGTAACTGTTTGGAATCGCAGAATCCCCAAGGATCGGTTTGCAACGGTTTGAAACGGTTTGCAACCGAAGAACCCCTAAAGGACCGGT
The DNA window shown above is from Bacteroidia bacterium and carries:
- a CDS encoding GNAT family N-acetyltransferase; the encoded protein is MITARTELRLLSLEDFDEYHRLSADPEVMRYIAPVYTHEESDKKLGELIEWQEEHPGMGYWTVRSREDGRFVGIFCLRYLGTTEEIEIGYRLAREFWGKGLASEVAAYLIDYARKTLNATRLVAVTDPENLASQRVLIKAGFQYLEDRFHYGANLNYFFLDFTTPPS
- a CDS encoding RNA polymerase sigma factor — encoded protein: MRFFQPIYEHCSDEELMTLIAEHDERGFDELYRRYADRMLHYFWRMLYHDKEKAQDFLQDLFVKIVEKPHLFHPDKRFSTWIYSVASNMVKNEYRSREVRKIMSTMDDLSGINITEPPDEHSLDQQKFVVQLEEELENLSENHREVFVLRYQEELSIKEISEVMGCSEGTIKSRIFYSLRKLANGLKTFDPGK
- a CDS encoding DUF2306 domain-containing protein; the protein is MKKAVVLASRILLFLLAFGIAAYALSFFSFKVEDNFLSTKPSILLGSFLYRLAFYAHVGGGAVALVTGPFQFLPGWRNRRLSLHRTMGKIYLVAILMSSISGFSLAFFANEGVVTGIGFALLAVSWFTTSLMAYIRIRQKNITLHKEWMLRSFSLTFAAVTLRLWLPLLLAGFRWPFADAYIFVAYMCWIPNLVVMELIIRWPKWRRRVNSPPQSVFSSRDLPAN
- a CDS encoding CocE/NonD family hydrolase gives rise to the protein MKSFLLILLASGLFYPGIVSAQILNPTVVDIPMRDGKTLKADVYLPNTTGTFPTILIQTPYSRILYRLNLPLGTGKQLSSSPYAFVIVDWRCFYGSANACIATPKRGEDGYDVVEWINTQSWSNGKIGTWGPSALGGIQYQTARENPPALDCIAPLVAGSQNNYLQTFPGGAAITEHIEQLDGLGFGLSPIYYANPVKNLLWQIAESTSLYPSEIKVPTFMIGGWYDHNVELMTELYNALQTSSDISVKDQHRLLMGPWAHGGFGTAYVGSGQQGELFYPEAAGWSDSLALKFFDFYLRDLPNGWENTPKVQYFQMGQNTWEGSSSWPPTGTFNQTLFLHETGEIQPFSPTVSSGHLTYTYDPNDPSPTHGGPTLRADQLQGPYDQSNIVESRNDILLFSSQILTNPVIVKGKPYAELYVSSNRLDTDFAIRLTDVYPDGRSMLLSDDIQRMRFRNGYTAADTMAMTPGQIYHIRLTLPDIAYTFLPGHQIRLDVSSANYPRFNRNMNTNGPMYPNLNGDTLVNPLVATNTLYINSSQPSSITFPLTDSLSTGLDFSRENSLPLEIYPNPASETVVIRLSTTLQKINVVRLYDLSGKIITEDFSPDFSTGEYVFQVGKWPEGIYIVEISSPEGLGWKKLIVAGN